The window GAACGGCAGGGCCGGTGTAGTTGCTGGCAGGGTAAAGGTTGTACCAGGCACGGTTTCCGTTAGAACCCTTCACGCCCGCCAGGCGGTAGATATCCTTGATACCGATGCGGACACCGGCGAGAGGCTTCTCGGCTGTCTTGGTGTAGTAGAGCCTGGATGGGACACCGATGGTGAGGGATGCAGAGCCGCTCGTCTGGGCAGATAGGGGCTGGAACTTGCCCTCGGGGGTGGGGATCAGAGACTCGACAAAGGCTCCAGCGAAATCTTCGTAGAGGCGGTAGACGGGATACACAGACCCGGTGCTGACCTCGAGGAAGTATGGGCCGCTGGGAATCTTGGTGCTCTTCAGCGAGACGATCGACTTGCTATCCTTCTTGGGGGCCCTCTCAGCGACGACATTCCTAGGCTTTTTGCCCTTCGACTCGGCCACAAAGACAGCATCGGCGAAGGCGTCTTGATAGACATCATCCGTCTGTGCCCAGGTTGACAGCAGGCCGGTGAGATCCTTCTCAGAGACACCTTCCTGGTTCACGATGGTTACAGGCTTGAACCCTAGCACGCTTGGGGCCTTGAGATTGCACAGAGTCTTCTTCGAAACATCGAGCTTcccggaggagaagggggagatgtaGTAGTCGACGTCGTTGAAGTTGACTGAAAGGCCGGTGGATGCGAGTTTGGCCGAGGCCAGGTTTGCAACAAAGGAGAGAACGGAGAAGCTTAAGGCGCGAGCCGAGAGCTTTCTGTCAGAGATGGCCATCTTGAAGGAGGGTAaggtgaggatgagaggcACAAGCTGGGTGCTTGACCTTCAGATCAGGGCTTGCGatcaatcatcatcatataTACCCCACGCTCAATCCGCTACTCGCATCCTCGCGCTCAAGTGTCGTTGATAGCAACCCCTGAAGGTGATGCTTTAACCCTAGGCATCATCTCACACCGGGTTCTTGGCCATGAATTCCCGCAAGTCCCGACGTTGGTGAAGGCATccaccaacagccaccaTCGTCGGACACAAACGGGAACACCTGCCCGTCTTGCACCTAGCCTTATCGTTGACAGTCGAGGTTTACCAGCTCCGCGGATCCGGGATTGGAAGAGGCCCGTCACTTGGCGGTACGGAATCGATGTTTATTGGCCAATGGCGGACTTATCGTGTCAAGACACGCTATTGAACCCCAGAATACGATATTCCATGCAAGAGcgtggcggtgggggtgagAAATGACGACACTGGAGCTTTCTCACGCTTTCTGGAAATGGGCATCTGATAAGAATGGGGTTGTTAACTTGTGGTCAATTTTGTTTGTATTTTGAACCGTGATAAGGGTGGGTGTTGTGATGCCTTATGGGGCTTCATCTTAACCACTCCACTGTCGCGATAAGATAGGCAATAAGAAGCCGGTGAAGATGCTGGTGATATAGGTAAAGTTCTTGACTAAAACTCGGGATTCCAGGCAACAGGTAAACAAATGCGGTTGTGAACCCGACTGAAGTCCGAGTTTATTCGTGCCTAAGCTCGATGTAAAAGGTTGAAGAGCCTCACCATCTCACTGgggtgcttggtggtgggttgcgTTGCGAACAAAAAAGTGGGGATTGCTATGCAAAGACGTTGGAAGGTGGGCAGGCCTTCGAACCATCGTGAGCAGTTCTCAAATACCCTATTGAGGTCCTGCAAACCGTCACCCATATCGTTTCCATTGATGCATCCTGAGGTGAACTTGAGGCCTTTCTGACAAACAGTCTCAATTGCCGGTCTACCGGGTCTGGGCCCTGTAAATGCGGAGGAGGCCCGTGCAGGAAGCCGAACCCGAGTGTGGGGGCCAACGGCCGCAGGGGCAACCGTTGAGCACGGGGTTTCGAGAGTTCCGACGacttcaacaccaacgtcaacaacaccagtgGTGTGGTGATCAACGTTCGGCACATCTGGTGTATAGAGACAGGACTCCTCAGATTTATGAAGACACCTCTGTGGCCGAGGGAGACTCGTGATATTTGATGCGCTCCAGTTAGAGACAGCTGAACATGGAAACGTGCAGCTTCAAGTCTCTTCGATACTGCTGCCATCCGAACGATGACCACGGTGCAGAAATGCGTTCCCAATTGGTTGGCCGGCAGAACTTTGCCAGTTCCAAACTGAAAGCGTTGGTTTCCGTCCCGTCCAATACAACGGTGGCTGTTTCGGTGCAACATGCGGCAGGAGCCCCTCACTTGAACACATCGTCAAATTCCGCCTCACCTTGAACTTCTCCTAGCACACCTCAGAAGTAACATCAAAAACCTAGGAATACACTAATTTACGCACAAATGGCCGCCCTCGTGATAGGGCTGGGCGCCGCCtcgctccttctcctgaCTTATACCTACCTCTCGCGTCTCAGCAGCATCCTGAAAAGCACCCCCGAAGCAGTATTGAAGGTGTCTCCGAAAAGATGGACCAAAGAAGAGCTGCGACAGGCATATCAGCGCCTCGAAAATAATCTTATTACCACCAAAAGCTATGCAGATCGCATTCCCCCCAAGTTGGATAGACGATACATCATCACTGGGGGTTCTGGTGCGTAGCCCGGCTCAATTGTAGGTCGCAAGATCGCTTCTGACATCAAAACCACaggtcttgttggtggctaCATTGTCCTACAGCTTCTGGAACGTGGTCAATCTCCAGAAAGCATTCGTATCGTGGAGTTTCGGCCTCTCAACCGGGCTGACATGCTCAGTGGGCCAGCATCAACGGTCGACTTTGTCAAGGCAGACATCTCCTCAGCCGAGTCCACTAACAATGCCTTTGAGAAATCATGGCCATCCTCTGTTGCTCACCTTCCCTTGACGGTCTTTCACACAGCGGCAGTCATTGTGCCATCGGACCGGTCCAAACTCGTCTACGGTCTCTGTGAAAGTGTCAATGTTCGGGGCACCCGGAATGTCCTCGACGCAGCTCGCAAAGCCGGGGCCGATGTACTGATCTCGACATCCTCTGGCGGCGTCAGTATTCGCCCCATTGAACTCTGGATCTCACCTCTAGAGTTACTCCTGTCACCCAAGAATAAGCTCCCCGAGATAAAGAACTACCTCCAAGTCATGGACGAGAAGGACTTCTTTGAGCCACCCCGCAAGCACGAAGAGCACTTTGCCAACTACGCCGTCTCCAAAGCCAGGGCTGAGAGAATAGTTTGTGGTGCCAACAGCCCCGAGCTCCGAACTGGAAGCATCAGACCAGCAAACGGTGTCTACGGGCAACCAGGCGACAATACCCTCGGGGGCTCTCTCGCCATGAGCGACTGCCCCACCTGGTGCGCGCACATCATCCAACCCTTCGTCCACGGCATCAACGTCGCCATTGCCCACCTTGACTATGAAGCCGTCCTGGCTGCTAACCCCAAAGCACCACAAGCTGGCCGCCCCTTCATGATCAccgaccctaaccctcccaTCAGCTACATCGACATGTATCTAGCTATCGAGACGCTGGCTAACACTCCGTTCAAGCTCATTCGTTTGCCTCCGCTGCCAATGTGGTTTCTTTCCTACATTGTCGAGTGGTACTCCCTCTTGCCGGTCAAATACCCCTTCTTGAGAAGGATTCTGCCTGAGCTCAAGGGGGATATCAAGCACGTGAAGCCTGGTTTGTTCAGTGTTACTACTCACATGGTAGCTACGAACGAGAATGCCAGTCGGtctgttgatgagggggggttggggtttaggggggtggtgacgacCCTGGAGGGTATGGTGCAGGAGATTGTGGAGTGGAATGTCGAGCacaagggggagaagaaggccaagaagttCCAGACGAGTATTTCGTTTGCGGAGGAGATTGCaaaggcggccgaggcggcgggggtgatggagaagatgggtAAGTGATCGTGGAGGAACGATATGCCCTTTAGGTAGGCTTTCGAAGTATTCGATAGGGACCGAATCGTTGTAATTCCAGATAATTAGCCTTCTTTGAATCATCATTCTCACAGTCATCGTGTGCTGACTTGCTGTTCTGAAGTGTCAGTCCTTTTCCGGAGGACACGCTCAGAACTGCTGTGCGCTCATACCTAGTCCATACTCGCATCGCACATGGGCAAACTGCATGAACCTCTCGGCATCGAGTAACCACAagcaaggggagggggtatcaACGAATTATATTTCCCAGTTCTGTCCCAAAATAAAAACTCCTTTGCCTGCTTCGTAAAACACAAACCCCCCTTTGTCCCACGGGACGGCCCGTCCCTTCTTCCCGGCCTCTTGTGACGATGTAAACCAAGCACTCAGGAGAACATCTCACCCACAGCAAACAGTAGGCTCAtcaatcccaccccccaccagccccccgttcttcaccgccgccgttcCATCCACCCCAATCACCACCGTCTTGGTCATCCAATCACACAAGAACTTGCCCAGCAACGCCCCGATCAAAATACTAATAATCACATACCCATTATAATACATGGCCAACAACATGATAATATACGCCAGCCCAAAAGTAGCAGTGTGGATCAACGAGCGGATAAGCTGCTGCAGTGGGCTCGCGCGGAAAGTGACTGTCTGAGGAGCAACCGCTTCgttcgacgacgacgacgacgaggcaGCACCGGGGCATGACGGCGCGGCGGAAGAGGGGGCAAGACCGCCGTTAGCGATCAGTGCTACCCTTGCCGCAAAGTCCCGCTGGATGTGCTCGTCGTATTCTTTGCCAATGCGGCGTAGGgcttcgaggaggatgaccaTCAGGATGACGCCTATGCAGGTGGCCGCGAAGGcgccgttggtggtgatgtgccatgaagaggagaggaagcaggCGTCGATTGTGTACCAGTTCCAGAGCATCTGttcacccccccaaaaaatcATGGTTAGTTTACTTGCTCAGACAGACTAGCGTAATGGTGAATGGATTGGGTTTGCTGGCGCGCGCAACGTACGGAGATTTTGCAGGCGGGGCCGTCGcccatgccgccgccgtggccGGAGTGTGACATTGTGAGTGTTTTCAGAGGAATTAAGTTATATAGGGATATTCTTGTCGTTTGCCGCGGGTGATCCGATTTAAACGAGGGAGTGCGATCGGGAGGCTCGAGGTTCTCACGAGGAGGGAAACGATGGTGTATTTAAcagcggcggcgacgagTGCGGAGCGGAGGGTGCTGTTAGTTGGCTTGAAACTGACCACGCCTTGTTGGAGAACTTGTGCACGAGGCGCGGCGAAATTGCAAGAGAtcagaagagaagagaggtgAGAGGCGATTAAGCCCAGATATGCAAGACAAGCTCTGTTTATAGAACAGCTTGAGGTTAAGTCGAggtgtgttgttgtcttgtgCTGCTGCCCCTCATCCCgcgttggtggttgggatCACCGGACCTTTTTGGACGTTGCGCAACCGAGAGTCAAGACAACTAACACTTTTCACTGTTCGGTGAGGTGCTGCCGACACCGCCCTTCGTATCTTCTCTTTTCAAGGCCCTTCATCCGGAGTCCCTATCGAAGTGGTGCAATTGCTGGGCATTTTGAGCAGATATGCGCCAGAATATCAAGGACCACAGCTTCCAAAAGCGTTCGACAGCTCGCTGCCAAGCAAGCACGGCGCGCCCCACGGCACAGGGATCACAGGATCACAGGGGGTCCCGAGCAGGGGCGGCGATTGGGCCACTGTCCGCTACAGCAGGGTGATCCGGGAAGTTCCCCCAGCGGTACCCACTGCTGATGCAGAAACGTGCTCAAAGATGCTCACCATTTTCCTCGTGGGCATGGTGGGACATCACGAACCCCAAAAACATGAGCAGCAGGAAGGAATAACCTGATATTTATCAAGGTTCCCGAGAGCGGCGATATGGAATCCGGGCAATCCAATTCGCCGCCTTTAGCTGTTCGCTTCCAGAAAACGCCCCCCTGAAGGGCAGAATACCGAGAGCTGCACCCCGCGGATTCAGCACATGCATCTCTTGGGATTTGGGACGAGGTCTTGGAACCTGCTCGCGATTACACCAACTCCACACACATCACTTGGCGATGCTACCCGGGCGGGAAGAGGACGGCAACAGAGCCGCCAGATTCCACCTTGCAGAGACGAATTCGGAGCCCAGGTCCCGACGCAGGCATGGGGCCTAGATATATTACCAGACCGCTCCCGGGGGGTGCGGGTGGCGATGGAGTGGTATAAGGACAGACATGTCCCGGTTTGATGCCACATGGTGCTGAGACATTCTCCATTCCGGATCCTTTTGGCCgtcaccatctccagctcccaaGTGCTGTCTCCAAGATAACTGGGAGTAGAGACAGAGCCGCCGGGCTTATCCTCCAAGCACCATGGAGTCGCtcacaaccccaaactccaTCCTTCGGCGTCAGCACATCCAGAACTTCTCAGAAGCCTCCCAACTAGAGCCTCACTG is drawn from Podospora pseudocomata strain CBS 415.72m chromosome 1 map unlocalized CBS415.72m_1, whole genome shotgun sequence and contains these coding sequences:
- a CDS encoding uncharacterized protein (EggNog:ENOG503NXPY; COG:E; COG:I) yields the protein MAALVIGLGAASLLLLTYTYLSRLSSILKSTPEAVLKVSPKRWTKEELRQAYQRLENNLITTKSYADRIPPKLDRRYIITGGSGLVGGYIVLQLLERGQSPESIRIVEFRPLNRADMLSGPASTVDFVKADISSAESTNNAFEKSWPSSVAHLPLTVFHTAAVIVPSDRSKLVYGLCESVNVRGTRNVLDAARKAGADVLISTSSGGVSIRPIELWISPLELLLSPKNKLPEIKNYLQVMDEKDFFEPPRKHEEHFANYAVSKARAERIVCGANSPELRTGSIRPANGVYGQPGDNTLGGSLAMSDCPTWCAHIIQPFVHGINVAIAHLDYEAVLAANPKAPQAGRPFMITDPNPPISYIDMYLAIETLANTPFKLIRLPPLPMWFLSYIVEWYSLLPVKYPFLRRILPELKGDIKHVKPGLFSVTTHMVATNENASRSVDEGGLGFRGVVTTLEGMVQEIVEWNVEHKGEKKAKKFQTSISFAEEIAKAAEAAGVMEKMGK
- a CDS encoding uncharacterized protein (COG:P; EggNog:ENOG503P3JM) produces the protein MSHSGHGGGMGDGPACKISMLWNWYTIDACFLSSSWHITTNGAFAATCIGVILMVILLEALRRIGKEYDEHIQRDFAARVALIANGGLAPSSAAPSCPGAASSSSSSNEAVAPQTVTFRASPLQQLIRSLIHTATFGLAYIIMLLAMYYNGYVIISILIGALLGKFLCDWMTKTVVIGVDGTAAVKNGGLVGGGIDEPTVCCG